One segment of Pseudodesulfovibrio sp. 5S69 DNA contains the following:
- a CDS encoding carboxyl transferase domain-containing protein yields the protein MNIEKTLQSLLGRVTYARDILGNKSRPELDAFATEIGDFQEKNADLSEDQAIRAVESLEKRLSAMETAIDAQLTAMDKVRIVRHPQRASLKDILENVYDNYAEMGGQDEHSIDPGMLIARAYITRRRGKKIINQPVMVVGQEKGHGEEFRNGGSIKPWGNSKALKYMKVAAREQIPIHAYVNTPGSYPIEDFPGAAQQIAENIYEMAGLDVPIVAIFSEGGSGGAEAIGMADKRLMLSHGYYSVISPEGAAAIEGRIRGSERAPAELIESCAMAQKITAQDNLAGGYIDEIIQEPPLGARADHFDFFKQVREQVIRATDEVALNVRGVRLFRAVALRHFKKNTDVIVRWSLNEKARERLVAKRFRKYRRLAQHAYQDNRSLLEKLSATSSGIVSNTASLILYGLIKPFKHRVERIVEEASDEIHVITAKFDAVFRGLLKKIGVKPGMDKQKELELTGLSQAEPEAPALVNDSDYVSPQARQDREISCPHASKRGCLDIWARDLFTDYAGVCPNCGYNFPMEYQWYLHNVFDRGSVREFNRDIASGNPTGFPNFDARVEAAKKKTGLESSCLTFNASLEGLRVTCATLVANFRGGSVGAAEGEKFIRALELAQTKHQPFLAYIHGTAGIRIQEGVNGLIQMPRVTMAVRRYIEEGGLYIVLYDTNSYAGPVASFLGCSPYQYAVRSSRIGFAGPGVIKETTGLEIPPNYHNCYKALSRGHIQGVWSRKDIRKNLHQAFLTIGGRNLYYR from the coding sequence ATGAATATAGAAAAAACACTCCAGTCCCTGCTGGGCCGGGTGACCTACGCCCGCGACATCCTGGGCAACAAATCCCGCCCCGAGTTGGACGCGTTCGCCACGGAAATCGGCGACTTCCAGGAAAAGAACGCCGACCTTTCCGAGGATCAGGCCATTCGAGCCGTGGAATCCCTGGAAAAGCGGCTGTCCGCCATGGAGACCGCCATCGACGCCCAACTGACCGCCATGGACAAGGTGCGCATCGTCCGCCACCCCCAACGGGCCAGCCTCAAGGACATTCTCGAAAACGTCTACGACAACTACGCCGAGATGGGCGGACAGGACGAACACTCCATCGATCCCGGCATGCTCATCGCCCGCGCCTACATCACCCGGCGGCGCGGCAAGAAGATCATCAACCAGCCGGTCATGGTCGTGGGCCAGGAAAAAGGCCACGGCGAGGAATTCCGCAACGGCGGGTCCATCAAGCCGTGGGGCAACTCCAAGGCGCTGAAGTACATGAAGGTCGCGGCCAGGGAGCAGATCCCCATCCACGCCTACGTGAACACGCCGGGCTCCTACCCCATCGAGGACTTTCCGGGCGCCGCCCAGCAGATAGCCGAGAACATTTATGAAATGGCCGGGCTCGACGTGCCCATCGTGGCCATCTTCTCCGAAGGCGGCTCGGGCGGAGCCGAGGCCATCGGCATGGCCGACAAGCGGCTCATGCTCTCCCACGGCTATTACTCGGTCATCTCACCCGAGGGCGCGGCCGCCATCGAGGGCCGCATCCGCGGGAGCGAGCGCGCCCCGGCCGAACTCATCGAGTCCTGCGCCATGGCCCAGAAAATCACCGCCCAGGACAACCTGGCGGGCGGGTACATCGACGAGATCATCCAGGAGCCGCCGCTGGGCGCGCGGGCCGATCACTTCGATTTCTTCAAGCAAGTCCGCGAGCAGGTCATCCGGGCCACGGACGAGGTCGCCCTGAACGTGCGCGGCGTACGCCTGTTCCGCGCCGTGGCCCTGCGCCATTTCAAGAAGAATACCGACGTCATCGTCCGCTGGTCCCTGAACGAAAAAGCCCGCGAGCGCCTGGTCGCCAAGCGGTTCCGCAAATACCGCCGCCTGGCCCAGCACGCCTACCAGGACAACCGCTCCCTGCTGGAGAAACTCAGCGCCACCAGTTCGGGCATCGTCTCCAACACGGCCAGCCTGATTCTGTACGGGCTGATCAAGCCGTTCAAGCACCGCGTGGAGCGGATTGTCGAAGAGGCTTCGGACGAGATCCACGTGATCACGGCCAAGTTCGACGCCGTGTTCCGCGGCCTGCTCAAGAAGATCGGCGTAAAACCGGGCATGGACAAACAAAAGGAACTGGAGCTGACCGGACTATCCCAGGCCGAGCCCGAAGCGCCCGCCCTGGTCAACGACAGTGACTACGTCAGCCCCCAGGCCCGCCAGGACCGCGAGATATCCTGCCCCCACGCGAGCAAGCGCGGCTGCCTGGACATCTGGGCGCGGGACCTGTTCACGGACTACGCCGGGGTCTGCCCCAACTGTGGTTACAACTTCCCCATGGAGTACCAGTGGTATCTCCACAACGTCTTCGACCGAGGCTCGGTGCGCGAGTTCAACCGTGACATCGCCTCGGGCAACCCGACCGGCTTCCCCAACTTCGACGCCCGGGTCGAAGCGGCCAAAAAGAAGACAGGCCTGGAATCCAGCTGTCTGACCTTCAACGCCAGCCTCGAAGGGCTGCGCGTCACTTGCGCCACCCTGGTGGCCAACTTCCGCGGCGGGTCCGTGGGCGCAGCCGAGGGCGAAAAGTTCATCCGCGCCCTGGAGTTGGCCCAGACCAAGCACCAGCCCTTCCTGGCCTACATCCACGGCACGGCGGGCATCCGCATCCAGGAGGGCGTCAACGGCCTGATCCAGATGCCCAGGGTGACCATGGCCGTACGCCGCTACATTGAGGAAGGCGGCCTGTACATCGTCCTGTACGACACCAACTCCTATGCCGGTCCCGTGGCCTCGTTCCTGGGCTGCTCGCCCTACCAGTACGCGGTGCGCTCCTCCCGCATCGGATTCGCCGGCCCCGGCGTCATCAAGGAAACCACCGGACTGGAGATCCCGCCCAACTACCATAATTGCTACAAGGCCCTGTCTCGGGGCCACATTCAGGGCGTGTGGAGCCGCAAGGACATCCGCAAGAACCTGCACCAGGCCTTCCTGACCATCGGCGGACGGAACCTCTACTACCGCTAA
- a CDS encoding GGDEF domain-containing protein, which yields MLTRTLVLITIRDYTKLREMYGQSFVDLLEKELGDSLGATAAGNNARGIRVTRPTAGKAAFLVPQDNNPADIAYEYKTQAQKDLEPTMLRHTGLGIDLGMGFAPITYHEEDGGWDAAMHKALSIALRMESRPLDMNELSITGRFNTILVQGWVSAHYQPILDFRTDTILGWEALARGPEGSAFRSPVMLFQTAEELGRLFALEKLCREAAIRNVGELKDGQKLFLNIHPKTMADPAFSPGQTLELMDKYGLTPDNVVFEITEQHSVQDFDLFYRTLAHYRSQGFQIAVDDAGAGYAGLTLIAELQPDYIKLDKSLIDDIHKDPVKRALVETTATFADKIGSRIIGEGIETRDQAVCLKDIGVHCGQGYFLARPAAPKPDVNEECRHLKTVGDIANNIICSPPVGDLAKAPHSMELSCLVSTAHDFFRKNDSFTNIVVVRDNVPKGLVMEYHLNRQLSSQFGIALYHKRSIDAVMDKSPLIVDVDMPVEQAARTAMKREHIKAYDDIIVTKKGLLYGVVTVQDMLNVLAKIQVEMAKGTNPLTGLPGNVAIEQEVESRIKQKRPFSIIYGDLDHFKVYNDTYGFKNGDRIIKLAADIMSWATRKHGPSDARLCHIGGDDFVLITPPDAVRRLCKSITRCFGRLVKNCYCLEDQQRGWIQAKGRDDKERKYPLVTISLGVIEIDGPCSLMEIGERAAHIKKYAKSIPGNSVAIDRRPAVGKVESSNVCK from the coding sequence ATGTTGACCCGAACCCTCGTGCTCATCACCATCCGGGACTATACCAAACTCAGGGAGATGTACGGACAGAGCTTCGTCGACCTCCTGGAAAAGGAACTCGGTGATTCCCTGGGGGCCACCGCGGCGGGCAACAACGCCCGAGGCATCCGCGTCACCCGGCCCACTGCGGGCAAGGCCGCCTTTCTCGTCCCCCAGGACAATAACCCGGCCGACATCGCCTACGAATACAAGACCCAGGCCCAGAAGGACCTGGAACCGACCATGCTCCGCCATACCGGCCTGGGCATCGACCTCGGCATGGGCTTCGCCCCGATCACCTACCATGAGGAAGACGGCGGCTGGGATGCGGCCATGCACAAGGCGCTGAGCATCGCCCTGCGTATGGAGAGCCGTCCCCTGGACATGAACGAGCTGTCCATCACCGGCCGGTTCAACACCATCCTGGTTCAGGGATGGGTCTCGGCCCACTACCAACCCATCCTCGACTTCCGCACGGACACCATCCTGGGCTGGGAGGCCCTGGCGCGCGGCCCCGAGGGGTCCGCCTTCCGCTCCCCGGTCATGCTCTTCCAGACCGCCGAGGAACTCGGCCGTCTGTTCGCCCTGGAAAAACTCTGCCGGGAGGCGGCCATCCGCAACGTGGGCGAACTCAAGGACGGCCAGAAACTCTTCCTGAACATCCACCCCAAGACCATGGCCGACCCGGCCTTCTCGCCCGGCCAGACCTTGGAACTCATGGACAAGTACGGATTGACCCCTGACAACGTGGTCTTCGAGATCACCGAGCAGCACTCGGTCCAGGACTTCGACCTTTTCTACCGGACTCTGGCTCACTACCGCAGCCAGGGGTTCCAGATCGCGGTGGACGACGCGGGTGCGGGCTACGCGGGCCTGACCCTCATCGCCGAGCTCCAGCCCGATTACATCAAGCTCGACAAGTCGCTCATCGACGACATCCACAAGGACCCGGTCAAGCGAGCCCTAGTCGAAACCACGGCCACCTTCGCGGACAAGATCGGCTCCCGGATCATCGGTGAGGGCATCGAGACCCGTGATCAGGCGGTCTGCCTCAAGGACATCGGCGTGCACTGTGGACAGGGCTATTTCCTGGCCCGCCCGGCCGCACCCAAGCCGGATGTCAACGAGGAGTGCCGTCACCTCAAGACCGTGGGCGACATCGCCAACAACATCATCTGCTCCCCGCCCGTGGGCGACCTAGCCAAGGCCCCCCACTCCATGGAGTTGTCCTGCCTGGTCTCCACGGCCCACGACTTCTTCCGCAAGAACGACAGCTTCACCAACATCGTGGTGGTCCGCGACAACGTGCCCAAAGGGCTGGTCATGGAATACCACCTCAACCGCCAGCTTTCCTCCCAGTTCGGCATCGCCCTGTACCACAAGCGGTCCATCGACGCGGTCATGGACAAGAGCCCGCTCATCGTGGATGTGGATATGCCTGTGGAACAGGCCGCGCGCACGGCCATGAAGCGCGAGCACATCAAGGCCTACGACGACATCATCGTGACCAAGAAGGGATTGCTCTACGGCGTGGTCACTGTCCAGGACATGCTCAACGTCCTGGCCAAGATCCAGGTGGAGATGGCCAAGGGCACCAATCCCTTGACCGGCCTGCCTGGAAACGTCGCCATTGAACAGGAGGTCGAGTCGCGCATCAAGCAGAAACGACCCTTCTCCATCATCTACGGCGATCTGGATCATTTCAAGGTCTACAACGACACCTACGGATTCAAGAACGGCGACCGGATCATCAAGCTGGCCGCGGACATCATGTCCTGGGCCACGCGCAAGCACGGGCCCAGCGATGCCCGGCTGTGTCATATCGGCGGCGACGATTTCGTACTCATCACGCCGCCCGACGCGGTCCGGCGGCTCTGCAAGTCCATCACCCGCTGCTTCGGCCGCCTGGTCAAGAACTGCTACTGCCTCGAAGACCAGCAGCGCGGCTGGATACAGGCCAAGGGCCGTGACGACAAGGAACGCAAATATCCCCTGGTAACCATCTCGCTCGGCGTCATCGAAATCGACGGCCCCTGCTCCCTTATGGAAATCGGCGAGCGCGCCGCGCACATCAAGAAATACGCCAAATCCATCCCCGGCAACTCCGTGGCCATCGACCGCAGACCCGCCGTGGGCAAGGTCGAATCGTCCAACGTCTGCAAATGA
- the ettA gene encoding energy-dependent translational throttle protein EttA, whose amino-acid sequence MSNEAEKIIYSMYKVTKRHGQKEVLKNVSLSYFYGAKIGVLGLNGSGKSSLLKILAGVDDRFEGEIQVKDGYTVGYLEQEPLVDETRTVREVVEEGVADVMDIVREYNAINEKFAEPMEPEEMDALIEKQGKVQELMDAKGAWDIDSKLEMAMDSLRCPPADSPVSVISGGERRRVALCRLLLQAPDILLLDEPTNHLDADSVAWLERFLSSFPGTVIAVTHDRYFLDNVAGWILELDRGRGIPWKGNYSSWLDQKQNRLAQEGKQEADRQKTLQRELEWIRMSPKGRRAKSKARINAYESMLSHESERLADDLQIYIPPGPHLGKQVVVAEHVTKSMGDKLLMEDVSFILPPNAIVGIIGPNGAGKSTLCKMIVGQEQPDSGTLTLGATVKLAYADQNRDSLIPGKTVYEIISGGAEFIKLGDREINARAYCSRFNFAGADQQKKVDVLSGGERNRVHMAQMLKSGANVLLLDEPTNDLDVNTMRALEDGLENFAGCVLVISHDRWFLDRIATHIIAFEGDAKVVMVEGNYSDYDADRKKRLGADADQPHRLKFRKLTR is encoded by the coding sequence ATGAGCAACGAAGCGGAAAAGATCATCTACTCCATGTACAAGGTGACCAAGCGTCACGGACAGAAGGAGGTGCTCAAGAACGTCTCCCTGTCCTACTTCTACGGCGCCAAGATCGGCGTGCTCGGCCTGAACGGCTCGGGCAAGTCGTCGCTGCTCAAGATCCTGGCCGGAGTGGACGATCGGTTCGAAGGCGAAATCCAGGTCAAGGACGGCTACACCGTCGGCTATCTCGAACAGGAACCCCTGGTCGACGAGACGCGCACCGTGCGCGAGGTGGTCGAGGAGGGCGTGGCCGACGTCATGGACATCGTCCGCGAATACAACGCCATCAACGAGAAGTTCGCCGAACCCATGGAGCCCGAGGAGATGGACGCCTTGATCGAGAAACAGGGCAAGGTCCAGGAACTCATGGACGCCAAGGGCGCGTGGGACATCGACTCCAAGCTCGAGATGGCCATGGACTCCCTGCGCTGCCCCCCGGCCGACAGTCCGGTGTCGGTCATCTCCGGCGGCGAGCGCCGCCGCGTGGCCCTGTGCCGCCTGCTGCTCCAGGCCCCGGACATCCTGCTCCTGGACGAGCCCACCAACCACCTGGACGCGGACTCCGTGGCCTGGCTGGAGCGGTTCCTGTCCTCCTTTCCCGGCACCGTCATCGCCGTGACCCACGACCGCTACTTTCTGGACAACGTGGCGGGCTGGATCCTCGAACTCGACCGCGGGCGGGGCATCCCCTGGAAGGGCAACTACTCGTCCTGGCTCGATCAGAAGCAGAACCGACTGGCCCAGGAGGGCAAGCAGGAGGCCGACCGCCAGAAGACCCTGCAACGGGAACTCGAATGGATACGCATGTCGCCCAAGGGCCGTCGCGCCAAGTCCAAGGCGCGCATCAACGCCTACGAGTCCATGCTCTCCCATGAATCCGAACGGTTGGCCGACGATCTCCAGATCTACATCCCGCCGGGACCGCATCTGGGCAAACAGGTGGTCGTGGCCGAGCACGTGACCAAGTCCATGGGCGACAAGCTGCTCATGGAGGACGTCAGCTTCATTCTGCCGCCCAACGCCATCGTCGGAATCATCGGCCCCAACGGCGCGGGCAAATCCACCCTGTGCAAGATGATCGTGGGCCAGGAACAGCCCGATTCCGGGACCCTGACCCTCGGGGCCACGGTCAAGCTCGCCTACGCGGACCAGAATCGCGATTCCCTGATTCCCGGCAAGACCGTCTACGAGATCATCAGCGGCGGAGCCGAGTTCATCAAGCTCGGCGACCGCGAAATCAACGCCCGGGCCTACTGCTCGCGCTTCAACTTCGCCGGTGCCGACCAGCAGAAGAAGGTCGACGTGCTGTCCGGCGGCGAACGCAACCGCGTGCACATGGCCCAGATGCTCAAATCCGGCGCCAACGTGCTCCTGCTCGACGAACCGACCAACGACCTGGACGTCAACACCATGCGCGCCCTGGAAGACGGCCTGGAAAACTTCGCGGGCTGTGTCCTGGTCATCAGCCATGACCGCTGGTTCCTCGACCGCATCGCCACCCACATCATCGCCTTCGAAGGCGACGCCAAGGTGGTCATGGTCGAAGGCAACTACTCAGACTACGACGCCGACCGCAAAAAACGCCTCGGCGCCGATGCCGACCAGCCGCACCGGCTGAAGTTTCGCAAACTGACGCGATAG
- a CDS encoding 2-oxoacid:ferredoxin oxidoreductase subunit beta has product MVSIEEYGEFETAWCPGCGNFSIVKCLKQALAEQDLAPHDIIISSGIGQAAKLPHYMRCNMFNGLHGRSLPVAQGIKMANPKMHVLVSSGDGCSYGEGGNHFLAAVRRNMDLTVLVHDNQIYGLTKGQASPTSARGHVTKAQPEGNRSDGFNPVATTVAMRASFVARAFSGESEHLVATIKEAMAHKGFSLVDILQPCVSFNKVNTYAWYKERTYILEDHDPTDWASAMTLSEEFGDRIPLGVIYREDKPVFGHGDRLAEHGYDKNDLKAVLQSYT; this is encoded by the coding sequence ATGGTTTCCATCGAAGAATACGGCGAATTCGAGACCGCGTGGTGTCCGGGCTGCGGCAACTTCTCCATCGTAAAGTGCCTTAAGCAGGCCCTGGCCGAACAGGACCTCGCGCCCCACGACATCATCATATCCTCCGGCATCGGCCAGGCGGCCAAGTTGCCGCACTACATGCGCTGCAACATGTTCAACGGACTCCACGGCCGGTCGCTGCCAGTGGCCCAGGGCATCAAGATGGCCAACCCGAAGATGCACGTGCTCGTCTCCTCCGGCGACGGATGCAGCTACGGCGAGGGCGGCAATCACTTCCTGGCCGCCGTGCGGCGCAACATGGACCTGACCGTGCTCGTCCACGACAACCAGATCTACGGCCTGACCAAGGGCCAGGCCAGCCCGACCTCGGCGCGCGGCCACGTGACCAAGGCCCAGCCCGAAGGCAACCGGTCCGACGGCTTCAACCCCGTGGCCACCACCGTGGCCATGCGCGCGAGCTTCGTGGCCCGGGCCTTCTCCGGCGAGTCCGAACACCTGGTCGCGACCATCAAGGAGGCCATGGCCCACAAGGGTTTCTCCCTGGTGGACATCCTCCAGCCCTGCGTCTCCTTCAACAAGGTCAACACCTACGCCTGGTACAAGGAGCGCACCTACATCCTTGAGGATCACGACCCCACCGACTGGGCGTCGGCCATGACCCTGAGCGAGGAGTTCGGCGACCGGATCCCGCTGGGTGTCATCTACCGCGAGGACAAACCGGTCTTCGGGCACGGAGACAGGCTCGCTGAGCACGGTTACGACAAAAACGACTTGAAAGCGGTGTTGCAGTCGTATACCTAA
- a CDS encoding 2-oxoacid:acceptor oxidoreductase subunit alpha produces the protein MPEKSINIVIGGAAGQGLVTIGQLLSKAITRAGHHLLVTQRYMSRVRGGHNTYAIRMGEEDLLGGTETIDILAALNAETLEKHLNDVGEGGLVVAGADLDTAGLNALRIPYEELSSKKLFHNTAMLGVLGRAVNLDLAILEGLLRQTFGKKGDEVVEANLDVLRKAYAWVSDQDHEFFCDIKSGGHKGRMMINGNEAIGLGALAAGCNFVSFYPMTPSTGVAMTLIAKGAPLGLQYEQVEDEIAAMNMALGASYAGARALVTTSGGGFALMEEAVSLAGVSETPIVCVVVQRPGPATGLPTRTEQADLNLVLNAGHGEFPRAIFAPATPEDCFYLTHRAFDLAETYQTPVFILSEQYLADCYRDVEPFDLDGLPEVAGPLLEWKEGEYKRYAITDDGISPRLVPGFSEALVRADSHTHEENSAISEKKATRVAMNSKRLRKASGLFEEVIGPDYYGEDNPDALLVCWGPNLGACLEALDRYEGDKSLAILHFKQVYPLREEQFMDFLESAGRVIAVEGNATAQFAQLIARETGFMVPDRILRFDGRAMTWEYVLKGLTDIL, from the coding sequence ATGCCAGAAAAAAGCATCAACATCGTCATCGGCGGCGCGGCGGGCCAGGGACTGGTCACCATCGGCCAGTTGCTTTCCAAGGCCATAACCAGGGCTGGACATCATCTTCTGGTGACCCAGCGCTACATGTCCAGGGTGCGCGGCGGGCACAACACCTACGCCATCCGCATGGGCGAGGAGGATCTGCTCGGCGGGACCGAGACCATCGACATCCTGGCGGCCCTCAATGCGGAGACCCTCGAAAAACATCTGAACGACGTGGGGGAGGGCGGTCTGGTTGTGGCCGGCGCCGACCTCGACACCGCAGGGCTGAACGCGTTGCGCATTCCCTACGAGGAGCTCTCCTCCAAAAAGCTTTTCCACAACACCGCCATGCTCGGCGTGCTCGGCCGGGCCGTCAATCTCGACCTCGCCATCCTGGAGGGACTGCTCCGGCAGACCTTCGGCAAGAAGGGCGACGAGGTGGTCGAGGCCAACCTCGACGTCCTGCGCAAGGCCTACGCCTGGGTTTCCGACCAGGACCACGAGTTTTTCTGCGACATCAAGTCCGGCGGCCACAAGGGACGGATGATGATCAACGGCAACGAGGCCATCGGCCTGGGCGCCCTGGCCGCGGGCTGCAACTTCGTCTCCTTCTATCCCATGACCCCGTCCACCGGGGTGGCCATGACCCTCATCGCCAAGGGCGCGCCCCTGGGCCTGCAATACGAGCAGGTCGAGGACGAGATCGCGGCCATGAACATGGCGCTCGGCGCATCCTACGCCGGGGCCAGGGCCCTGGTGACCACCTCGGGCGGCGGTTTCGCCCTCATGGAGGAGGCCGTCAGCCTGGCCGGCGTGTCCGAGACCCCCATCGTCTGCGTGGTGGTCCAGCGTCCGGGCCCCGCCACCGGCCTTCCCACCCGCACCGAGCAGGCGGACCTCAACCTGGTCCTCAACGCCGGGCACGGCGAGTTTCCCAGGGCCATCTTTGCCCCGGCCACGCCCGAGGATTGCTTCTACCTGACCCACCGGGCCTTCGACCTGGCCGAGACCTACCAGACCCCGGTCTTCATCCTGTCCGAGCAGTATCTGGCCGACTGCTACCGCGACGTTGAGCCATTTGACCTGGACGGCCTTCCCGAGGTCGCCGGGCCGCTCCTGGAGTGGAAGGAGGGCGAGTACAAGCGGTACGCCATCACCGACGACGGCATCTCCCCGAGGCTCGTTCCCGGCTTCTCCGAGGCCCTGGTCCGGGCCGATTCCCACACCCACGAGGAGAACTCCGCCATCTCCGAGAAGAAGGCGACCCGCGTGGCCATGAACTCCAAGCGGTTGCGCAAGGCGTCCGGCCTGTTCGAGGAAGTCATCGGCCCCGACTACTACGGCGAGGACAACCCCGACGCACTCTTGGTCTGCTGGGGCCCCAACCTGGGCGCCTGCCTGGAGGCCCTGGACCGCTATGAGGGCGACAAGTCCCTGGCCATCCTGCACTTCAAGCAGGTTTATCCCTTGCGCGAGGAACAGTTCATGGACTTCCTCGAAAGCGCAGGCCGGGTCATCGCCGTGGAAGGCAACGCCACGGCCCAGTTCGCCCAGCTCATCGCCCGCGAGACCGGATTCATGGTGCCCGACCGCATCCTGCGTTTCGACGGCCGGGCCATGACCTGGGAATACGTCCTCAAGGGCCTTACCGACATCCTCTAG
- a CDS encoding ferritin, whose protein sequence is MLSEKLEDALNEQMNWEIYSANLYLSMSSHFAHEGLSGFATWMDAQYQEEMFHAMRFFKYINDAGGHAKLGAIDAPQHAWETPLAAFEDALEHEKGVTARINKIADLAVEERNHAVGIFLQWFISEQVEEEDTVSDVVGKLKLVGDGGGLFMLDRDLGTRVFTPPTNA, encoded by the coding sequence ATGCTCAGCGAGAAACTGGAAGATGCGCTCAACGAACAGATGAATTGGGAAATCTATTCCGCCAATTTATATCTTTCCATGTCCTCCCATTTCGCCCATGAGGGGTTGTCCGGGTTCGCCACGTGGATGGACGCCCAGTATCAGGAGGAGATGTTCCATGCCATGCGCTTCTTCAAATACATCAACGATGCCGGAGGCCACGCCAAACTCGGCGCCATCGATGCTCCGCAACACGCCTGGGAGACACCGCTGGCCGCCTTCGAGGACGCCCTGGAACATGAGAAGGGCGTGACCGCGCGCATCAACAAGATCGCCGATCTGGCCGTGGAGGAACGCAACCACGCCGTGGGCATCTTCCTGCAATGGTTCATCTCCGAGCAGGTCGAGGAAGAGGACACCGTCAGCGACGTGGTCGGCAAGCTCAAACTCGTGGGCGACGGCGGCGGACTGTTCATGCTCGACCGCGACCTCGGCACCCGGGTCTTCACCCCGCCGACCAACGCATAA